In Pedobacter sp. WC2423, the following are encoded in one genomic region:
- a CDS encoding mechanosensitive ion channel family protein, with protein MKFNSHFSIAQRPGLLILFVVLFLNSTGLLAQQKKAVKGSSDLSYLNDSTVLNKSDYLLRLGKVFETINQVQVTTSSFYLLKPIAMHLTQDEAAIGLMKKRLSQSDRTLNVQNLQMYQTLLDELETNNLGCMDDLQRYEKELNGLKTQILTLRKDTVLMKIFRTDSLKRMFKAEFAELGKKRIVMDSLIKSNTSLINNLQARTSANIITVRELKYTADNQLSSVSIKAFSKERRYLWESVDKKANKRVDFQRFIESEKQISGYYFEYTRGSRVLLLVIGAAFFFWIYFNFKSLKQRDKLDAVKDLNFTFIRQKPFLITLIFILTLAPVFDLLAPALYIEFIHVLLALSITALLFKRLPREVFYKWCIFVILLIFPVILRSLGMPARYQRWLLLIFGIASLVFGLYSYKILKEKAVKYRLLKSVAILYIIFNFLAIICNLFGRFTLTQIFYSSAVSSLLHAISLIILAGVITEAFLLQIKTSRVRKNYPEHFDWEPVVKSLRGLLGIGVFLIWLTLLLVNLNIFDGLYTTLVAILTEKRKIGTLVFTFWGIVLFLMIIWVANFLQKYIAYFFGDTGDDSLDDNKGERSKLIVTKLVLLIGGFLLAVAASGLPIDKITVVLGALGVGIGLGLQNIVSNFVSGIILIFDKTVRIGDVVEISDKKGRVKEIGIRASTLLTDDGAEIIIPNGAILSNNIINWTLTNNQMRVVIEFSVANPFHREEVTELIKETIASSDNIFTAKEPKVIIVPKNKTSSTIKIYFWCKDISMAENTRSTINSVIFDELEERGIEIL; from the coding sequence ATGAAGTTCAACAGTCATTTTTCAATTGCTCAGCGCCCGGGATTGCTGATCCTGTTTGTCGTATTATTTTTGAATAGTACGGGGCTTTTGGCGCAGCAAAAGAAAGCTGTTAAAGGGAGTAGTGATCTTTCTTACCTGAACGATTCAACGGTACTGAACAAGAGCGATTATTTGCTCAGGTTAGGTAAAGTGTTTGAAACCATCAACCAGGTACAGGTCACTACTTCTTCTTTTTATTTACTGAAGCCTATCGCCATGCATTTAACGCAGGACGAGGCAGCAATCGGCCTGATGAAAAAGCGTTTGTCACAAAGTGACCGGACACTGAATGTGCAGAACCTCCAAATGTATCAAACCTTACTGGATGAACTGGAAACTAACAATCTGGGTTGTATGGATGATCTCCAGCGTTATGAAAAAGAATTAAACGGACTTAAAACCCAGATTCTTACACTGCGTAAGGATACCGTACTGATGAAAATCTTCAGGACAGATTCTTTAAAGCGGATGTTTAAAGCTGAATTTGCAGAGCTGGGTAAAAAACGTATTGTGATGGATAGCCTGATCAAGTCTAATACCAGCTTAATCAATAATCTCCAGGCACGAACTTCTGCTAATATCATCACAGTCAGGGAATTAAAATACACAGCAGATAACCAGTTATCTTCTGTGAGTATCAAGGCTTTTAGTAAGGAAAGACGGTACTTATGGGAATCTGTAGACAAAAAAGCGAACAAACGTGTAGATTTTCAGCGGTTCATAGAAAGTGAAAAGCAAATTTCCGGCTATTATTTTGAGTATACCCGGGGCAGCAGAGTTTTATTACTTGTGATTGGGGCTGCTTTTTTCTTTTGGATATATTTCAACTTCAAGAGTTTAAAGCAAAGAGACAAATTAGATGCTGTTAAAGATCTGAATTTCACATTTATCAGGCAAAAACCTTTCCTGATCACGCTGATCTTCATACTCACACTGGCGCCTGTTTTTGACTTACTGGCTCCAGCGCTGTACATAGAATTTATTCATGTTTTACTGGCCTTAAGCATTACTGCCTTACTTTTCAAAAGACTCCCGAGAGAAGTTTTTTATAAGTGGTGTATTTTTGTCATACTGCTGATCTTCCCGGTTATTCTGCGTTCATTAGGCATGCCTGCACGTTATCAACGCTGGTTATTATTGATATTCGGTATCGCCTCCCTGGTATTTGGCTTGTATAGCTATAAAATTTTAAAAGAGAAAGCGGTAAAATACAGGTTGTTAAAGAGTGTTGCTATCCTTTATATCATTTTTAATTTCCTGGCGATCATCTGTAATTTATTTGGCCGTTTTACTTTAACCCAGATTTTCTATAGTAGCGCTGTAAGTTCATTATTACATGCAATATCCTTGATTATCCTTGCAGGGGTAATCACTGAGGCCTTTTTATTACAGATTAAAACCAGCAGGGTCAGGAAAAATTATCCTGAACACTTCGATTGGGAACCTGTTGTCAAAAGTCTGCGTGGATTATTAGGTATCGGGGTATTTTTAATCTGGCTGACGTTATTGCTGGTTAATCTGAACATATTTGACGGATTATATACCACTTTAGTAGCAATATTAACCGAAAAACGCAAAATTGGAACCCTTGTCTTTACTTTTTGGGGGATTGTGTTATTTCTGATGATCATCTGGGTAGCTAATTTTCTTCAAAAATATATTGCCTACTTTTTTGGGGATACTGGTGATGATTCGCTGGATGATAATAAAGGAGAACGTTCTAAATTGATAGTAACCAAACTGGTGTTGCTTATAGGTGGCTTTTTACTGGCCGTAGCGGCTTCAGGATTACCAATTGATAAGATTACCGTAGTACTGGGCGCTTTGGGCGTAGGTATCGGCTTAGGGCTTCAGAATATAGTCAGTAATTTCGTTTCAGGTATCATTCTGATCTTTGATAAAACGGTTCGTATTGGTGATGTGGTGGAGATCAGTGATAAAAAAGGAAGAGTTAAAGAGATCGGAATCCGTGCGAGTACTTTATTGACAGATGATGGTGCTGAAATTATCATTCCGAACGGAGCTATTTTATCTAATAATATTATCAACTGGACACTGACGAATAACCAGATGCGTGTGGTCATCGAGTTTTCAGTAGCAAATCCTTTCCACAGGGAAGAAGTTACAGAGCTGATCAAGGAAACTATCGCTTCAAGTGACAACATTTTCACAGCGAAAGAGCCAAAGGTGATCATCGTTCCGAAAAATAAGACGAGCAGTACAATTAAGATCTATTTTTGGTGTAAAGACATCTCTATGGCTGAAAATACAAGGAGCACGATTAATTCGGTCATCTTTGATGAACTGGAAGAAAGAGGAATTGAGATCTTATAA
- a CDS encoding glycosyltransferase family 4 protein — translation MQDLGINVVNLNGDLNKLAPLLRETDVFHWHGDGSLDPELFAIVKANKPRLVLMTNIFGLYNHSGYYELVDYDLYISKSILARRMLADRDLEDDFAAKRKVLSYPVDVKHINSLLPADYLLKTFKQQYNLQNSFIIGSGGSSVNANFDLITLDAFAEFAKRVNHAKFLLAGVTPEIIKHAKHLNIMDKLVIFDATLDLQQLLMYYSAMDIFLTASKISESFEIAIAEAMAVGIPVVAVNTPGRDNGPIELVDNGQTGFIVAHDQEKIADVLVFLYEDEKIREILSESSKRKVAKEYKADKVVKSLENLICSHLYSSIEINARSLVKNYTPEIINDYINRCSDLWEPEIKPHPVNL, via the coding sequence ATGCAGGATTTGGGTATCAATGTTGTGAATTTAAATGGAGATCTGAATAAGCTTGCTCCACTCCTCCGGGAAACTGATGTGTTTCACTGGCACGGCGATGGTTCTCTGGATCCGGAACTGTTTGCTATCGTAAAAGCGAACAAACCAAGGCTTGTCCTGATGACCAATATCTTTGGATTATATAATCATTCCGGATACTATGAGCTCGTTGATTATGATCTGTATATATCAAAATCGATTTTAGCCCGCAGGATGCTTGCTGATCGTGATCTGGAAGATGATTTCGCCGCTAAAAGAAAAGTATTGTCTTACCCTGTTGATGTTAAACATATCAATAGTCTTTTGCCAGCAGATTATCTCTTGAAAACATTTAAACAGCAGTATAATCTTCAAAATTCCTTCATTATAGGGAGCGGAGGCAGTTCAGTTAACGCTAATTTTGATCTGATTACATTAGATGCATTTGCGGAGTTTGCAAAAAGAGTAAACCATGCAAAATTTCTGTTAGCCGGGGTTACACCAGAAATTATTAAACATGCAAAGCATCTGAATATCATGGACAAGCTGGTCATTTTTGATGCCACATTGGATTTGCAGCAACTATTGATGTATTACAGTGCTATGGATATATTCCTGACTGCAAGTAAAATAAGTGAAAGCTTCGAAATAGCTATTGCAGAAGCTATGGCTGTTGGTATTCCCGTTGTTGCTGTCAATACCCCGGGCCGGGATAATGGACCAATTGAGCTGGTTGACAATGGACAGACGGGGTTTATTGTAGCGCATGATCAGGAAAAAATTGCTGATGTGCTTGTTTTCTTATATGAAGATGAAAAAATAAGAGAAATACTATCCGAATCCTCAAAACGTAAGGTGGCAAAAGAATACAAAGCGGATAAAGTTGTCAAAAGCCTGGAAAACCTGATATGCAGCCATCTCTACAGCTCTATTGAGATCAATGCCAGGTCGCTGGTTAAAAATTACACCCCTGAAATTATAAATGATTATATAAATAGATGTTCTGACCTGTGGGAGCCGGAAATCAAACCTCACCCGGTAAATTTATAA
- a CDS encoding PLP-dependent aminotransferase family protein, giving the protein MSSPVQISFQNVIRIDRLLDRPVYLQIAHQMINAIQRGVLLAGVQLPGTRSLAEDLKVHRKTIIAAYDELDAQGWTEIRPNKGTFVRNKGPQENISLQSYDEKFLTSYPAETGYRFKQSILLDVLTVSSTAGLEFNDGLPDIRLLPLERLSKVYGGILKSKTNYKHFGYSHVEGNEYFRETLASYLNNTRGLHINKNNILTTRGIHMSIYMASSMLIEPGDLVIVGDLSYYLANMCFQQSGGRIISVPVDADGISVAAIRELCKTKKIRMLYLTPHHHYPTTVTLSAERRVELLQLAVTYGFIILEDDYDYDFHYNGNSVLPLASADTNGMVVYIGSFCKSLAPGFRSGYLIAPENLIREMAKFRRLVDRQGDMLMEQALAELLEEKEIQRHLKKAVKIYQERRDIFVNLLREQLGEELSFSSPPGGLSVWTKWNPQLNLMRISKNCLKRNLHLPQELLYQTDSFTAMRLGFGNLTTVELEEAVGILTQAVKES; this is encoded by the coding sequence ATGAGTAGTCCGGTTCAAATTTCTTTTCAAAATGTTATCCGTATCGACAGGTTATTAGACCGCCCGGTCTATCTTCAAATTGCCCATCAAATGATTAATGCGATACAAAGAGGAGTGCTTTTAGCTGGAGTTCAGCTGCCTGGCACGCGTAGCCTGGCAGAAGACCTTAAAGTGCATAGAAAAACTATTATTGCCGCATATGATGAACTGGATGCGCAAGGATGGACTGAAATCAGACCGAATAAAGGCACTTTTGTCAGAAATAAGGGGCCGCAGGAAAATATCTCGCTGCAATCTTATGATGAAAAATTTCTGACCAGTTATCCCGCAGAAACAGGTTACCGCTTTAAACAAAGTATTTTGCTGGATGTTTTAACAGTTAGTTCCACAGCAGGACTGGAATTTAACGATGGTTTGCCTGATATCAGGCTGCTTCCATTAGAAAGGTTATCTAAAGTTTACGGTGGGATTTTGAAAAGTAAAACCAATTACAAACACTTTGGTTATTCACACGTGGAAGGAAATGAATATTTCAGAGAAACACTGGCATCTTATCTGAACAATACCAGGGGACTGCATATCAATAAGAATAATATCCTGACTACCCGGGGAATTCATATGAGTATATATATGGCGTCCAGTATGCTGATTGAACCCGGAGACCTGGTGATTGTTGGTGATTTAAGTTATTACCTGGCGAATATGTGTTTCCAGCAGTCCGGAGGCAGGATTATCTCTGTTCCTGTGGATGCAGATGGGATATCTGTAGCTGCAATCCGGGAATTATGCAAAACAAAAAAGATAAGGATGTTATACCTTACACCACATCACCATTACCCAACCACCGTTACCCTGAGTGCTGAGCGCAGAGTAGAATTGTTACAGCTTGCCGTTACCTATGGCTTTATTATTCTGGAAGACGACTATGATTACGATTTCCATTATAACGGAAATTCGGTGCTGCCTTTAGCGAGTGCAGACACCAATGGAATGGTGGTTTACATTGGTTCATTTTGTAAATCACTGGCACCTGGTTTTCGTTCGGGCTACCTGATTGCTCCCGAAAATCTGATCCGGGAAATGGCAAAATTCCGTAGGCTTGTAGACCGGCAGGGAGATATGCTGATGGAGCAGGCGCTTGCCGAATTGCTTGAAGAAAAAGAGATTCAGCGGCATCTCAAAAAGGCGGTAAAAATTTACCAGGAACGCAGGGATATTTTTGTGAATTTACTCCGCGAACAGCTAGGAGAGGAGCTGAGTTTTTCTTCGCCACCTGGCGGATTATCTGTCTGGACAAAATGGAATCCCCAGCTGAATCTAATGCGGATCAGTAAAAATTGTTTGAAGAGAAACCTTCATCTTCCTCAGGAGCTGCTGTACCAGACAGACAGTTTTACAGCAATGAGATTAGGATTCGGAAATTTGACTACAGTTGAACTTGAAGAGGCTGTAGGTATCTTAACACAGGCTGTTAAAGAAAGTTAA
- a CDS encoding aminotransferase class I/II-fold pyridoxal phosphate-dependent enzyme, whose protein sequence is MKQGANEMMLDKLKLRKSESTFRSLQTKNDLYDFSSNDYLGFARSAELRQAINEALEKHHQISNGATGSRLLSGNSVFAEQLEEEIAGYHQAANGLIFNSGYTANSALFSCLPQKGDTILYDEFIHASVIDGARLSFASRFKFSHNDLEDLEKKLKKSTGVCYVAVESIYSMDGDSADLIRIAALCTKYQAHLIVDEAHAFGVIGTGLVDSLGMQQDVFARIVTFGKALGLHGAIVLGTDLLRDYLINFARPFIYTTALPFSQLLALKIAYRRLLTYLLNKSTLHYKSSLLKANLPFQHQARCRNNIGAIFCLLISGNKEAIRFSRILQNKGFDVRPILSPTVQKGSERLRICIHTHNTDEEILKLCYHIKQLSQ, encoded by the coding sequence ATGAAACAGGGCGCCAATGAAATGATGCTGGACAAATTAAAGTTAAGGAAAAGCGAATCTACTTTCCGTAGTTTACAGACAAAGAATGACTTATATGACTTCAGCTCAAATGACTATTTAGGTTTTGCACGTTCTGCGGAGTTGCGTCAGGCTATAAATGAAGCTTTAGAGAAACATCATCAGATAAGTAATGGCGCAACAGGTTCAAGATTACTTAGCGGGAATTCTGTCTTTGCAGAGCAACTGGAAGAAGAAATTGCCGGTTATCACCAGGCAGCAAACGGACTGATTTTCAACTCTGGTTATACTGCGAATTCAGCCCTGTTTTCCTGTCTGCCACAAAAAGGTGATACTATTCTTTATGATGAGTTTATTCATGCTTCAGTGATTGATGGCGCAAGACTGAGTTTCGCTTCACGCTTTAAGTTTAGTCATAATGATCTGGAAGACCTGGAAAAGAAACTAAAAAAAAGCACTGGAGTCTGTTATGTTGCAGTGGAGAGTATTTATTCCATGGACGGTGATAGTGCTGATTTAATTCGTATTGCTGCTTTATGCACAAAGTACCAGGCGCATTTAATTGTTGATGAAGCACATGCTTTTGGTGTAATTGGTACCGGACTGGTTGATTCACTGGGAATGCAGCAAGACGTATTTGCACGCATAGTTACGTTTGGAAAAGCACTGGGTTTACATGGAGCAATTGTATTAGGTACTGATTTACTGAGAGATTACCTCATTAACTTCGCGCGCCCCTTTATTTACACTACCGCCCTCCCCTTCTCTCAGCTTTTAGCTTTAAAAATTGCTTACAGGCGTCTTTTAACTTATTTACTGAATAAAAGTACACTTCATTATAAATCGTCGCTCCTGAAGGCTAATTTACCTTTTCAACACCAGGCAAGATGCCGGAATAATATAGGTGCAATATTCTGCCTCCTCATTTCCGGCAATAAGGAGGCGATCCGGTTCAGCCGCATTTTACAAAATAAAGGTTTTGATGTACGGCCAATTTTAAGCCCCACTGTTCAAAAAGGCAGTGAAAGGCTGCGTATTTGTATACATACGCACAATACTGATGAGGAAATACTCAAATTATGCTATCATATTAAACAACTGAGTCAATAA
- the bioD gene encoding dethiobiotin synthase gives MDNKPLFITGISTEVGKTIVSAVITEQLKADYWKPVQAGDLNNTDTDQVKQLISNTRSTFYPETYQFEMAASPHRAAKREGIEIRLQDFHLPETNNQLLIEGAGGLFVPLSHRFLMIDLIRLLGADTILVVRNYLGCINHTLLSIHALVSKNIPLKHVVLNGDFDFDTLNVLLHHLPKNTTWSKLPEFTVINRDAIANAPLQFNPIPIIN, from the coding sequence ATGGACAATAAACCCCTATTTATCACCGGCATTAGTACTGAAGTCGGAAAGACCATTGTTTCTGCCGTGATTACAGAACAATTAAAAGCTGATTACTGGAAACCAGTGCAGGCCGGAGATCTGAACAATACAGATACTGACCAGGTAAAACAGCTCATCAGCAACACCAGAAGCACTTTTTATCCGGAAACTTATCAATTCGAAATGGCAGCATCACCTCATCGCGCTGCAAAAAGAGAAGGAATAGAAATACGCCTTCAGGATTTTCACCTTCCTGAAACAAACAATCAGTTATTGATTGAGGGTGCCGGAGGGTTATTTGTTCCGCTTTCTCACCGGTTTTTAATGATAGACCTGATCAGGCTTTTAGGTGCAGATACTATATTAGTAGTCAGAAACTACCTGGGCTGCATCAACCATACCCTACTCAGTATACATGCATTAGTGAGTAAAAATATCCCATTAAAACACGTGGTGCTCAATGGAGATTTCGATTTTGACACCCTGAATGTGCTGCTTCATCATCTGCCAAAAAACACCACATGGAGCAAATTACCTGAATTCACAGTAATTAACAGAGATGCGATTGCAAATGCACCTCTTCAATTTAATCCTATTCCGATTATCAATTAA
- the bioB gene encoding biotin synthase BioB → MNNNTTIRNDWSIQEIENIYHQPLLELVYQAATVHRQWHKAGEVQVCTLLSVKTGGCPEDCSYCGQAARYHTGITVKALMSKDDVVAIAQRAKDSGSSRFCMAAAWREVRDNRDFENILEMVQGVNEIGLEVCCTLGMITETQAARLQEAGLYAYNHNLDTSKDYYQEIINTRTYDDRLSTLNNVRKAGISVCSGGIIGLGETHADRINMLHTLSTLAQHPESVPVNALARVKGTPLADLPKVDSWEMVRMIATARILMPESMVRLSAGRAEMTTEEQSWCFMAGANSIFTSESEELLVTPNPRLDDDRKMFALLGLKPMQKENTQTI, encoded by the coding sequence ATGAACAATAATACGACTATACGCAATGACTGGTCTATCCAGGAAATCGAAAATATCTATCATCAGCCTTTGCTGGAACTTGTTTACCAGGCTGCAACTGTACATCGTCAATGGCATAAAGCCGGAGAAGTACAGGTTTGCACCTTGTTATCTGTAAAAACCGGAGGCTGTCCTGAGGATTGTTCTTATTGCGGACAGGCTGCCCGTTATCATACAGGAATTACTGTCAAAGCATTAATGTCAAAAGATGATGTGGTAGCAATTGCACAAAGAGCCAAAGATTCCGGTTCTTCCCGTTTCTGTATGGCCGCAGCATGGCGTGAAGTACGTGACAACCGTGATTTTGAAAACATCCTTGAAATGGTGCAGGGTGTGAATGAGATTGGCTTGGAAGTTTGCTGTACGCTTGGCATGATTACCGAAACACAAGCTGCAAGATTACAAGAGGCCGGATTATATGCTTATAATCATAATCTTGATACTTCTAAAGATTACTATCAGGAAATTATCAATACGCGTACCTATGATGACCGGTTATCCACCTTGAACAATGTCAGAAAAGCAGGAATTTCTGTTTGTTCTGGTGGAATCATCGGCCTGGGAGAAACACATGCAGACCGGATCAATATGCTCCATACTTTGTCAACGCTGGCTCAGCACCCGGAATCTGTTCCTGTAAATGCACTGGCAAGAGTAAAGGGTACACCTTTAGCTGATTTGCCAAAAGTTGACTCCTGGGAAATGGTCAGAATGATTGCTACGGCAAGAATATTAATGCCAGAATCTATGGTCAGATTAAGTGCCGGACGTGCAGAAATGACAACCGAAGAGCAGTCGTGGTGCTTCATGGCTGGTGCGAATTCTATCTTTACGAGTGAAAGTGAAGAGTTACTGGTTACCCCAAATCCAAGACTGGATGACGACAGGAAAATGTTTGCTTTGCTGGGCCTGAAGCCTATGCAGAAAGAAAACACACAAACCATTTGA
- the bioA gene encoding adenosylmethionine--8-amino-7-oxononanoate transaminase, producing the protein MNSIEEDTLSLTERDSKVIWHPYTQMLNAIIPTAIVRAEGCYLFDEEGKSYIDAISSWWVILHGHSHPYIADRVSAQIRKLDQVIFAGFTHEPAVELAEKLLEILPQNQEKVFYTDNGSTAVEVALKMCMQYWHNQEKSKTKVMAFNNGYHGDTFGAMSVSGRSAWTAPFDAYLFEVVYIDLPKAENLPELKRQISAISDQLACFVYEPLVQGSAGMIMYGAAELDELMKHCRSENVFLIQDEVFTGFGRTGKHFAANHLTEKPDVMCFSKGLTGGTMPLGVTTCSQDIYNAFLSEDKLKTLFHGHSFTANPLACTAASASIDLLLTEETQQHIDRICRRHAGFLQRIRHHMRVESARQTGTILAIEWRTETGTSYFDDLRNLLYDYFLNKGILMRPLGNVIYILPPYCISDEDLDRIYEEIEGALELY; encoded by the coding sequence ATGAATTCAATAGAAGAAGATACCTTAAGTTTAACTGAAAGAGATTCAAAGGTCATCTGGCATCCTTACACCCAAATGTTAAATGCAATTATCCCTACAGCAATTGTACGTGCCGAAGGCTGTTATCTGTTTGACGAGGAAGGCAAAAGTTATATAGACGCGATCTCTTCGTGGTGGGTAATTCTTCATGGTCACTCCCATCCTTATATCGCAGACCGGGTATCCGCACAGATCAGAAAACTTGATCAGGTAATCTTTGCTGGCTTTACGCATGAACCTGCTGTTGAACTTGCCGAAAAGCTGCTGGAAATACTTCCTCAAAATCAGGAAAAAGTATTTTATACAGACAATGGATCTACAGCTGTAGAGGTAGCTTTAAAAATGTGTATGCAGTATTGGCATAATCAGGAAAAGTCCAAAACAAAGGTAATGGCTTTTAACAATGGGTATCATGGAGACACTTTCGGCGCGATGTCAGTTAGTGGCCGCAGTGCATGGACCGCTCCATTTGATGCTTATTTATTTGAAGTAGTCTATATCGACCTCCCGAAAGCAGAGAATCTGCCTGAGCTGAAAAGACAAATTTCTGCCATAAGTGATCAACTGGCTTGCTTTGTTTATGAGCCATTGGTTCAGGGCTCTGCAGGAATGATCATGTACGGGGCTGCTGAATTGGATGAGCTGATGAAACATTGCAGGTCCGAAAACGTATTTTTGATACAAGATGAGGTCTTTACAGGATTTGGGCGCACCGGAAAACATTTTGCTGCGAATCATTTAACAGAAAAACCGGATGTCATGTGCTTTTCCAAGGGTTTGACTGGAGGAACAATGCCTTTAGGGGTAACCACCTGTTCACAAGATATTTACAATGCATTTTTATCTGAAGACAAGCTAAAAACTTTATTTCATGGTCATTCTTTCACGGCAAACCCCCTGGCTTGTACCGCAGCTTCAGCGAGTATTGATTTATTGCTAACGGAGGAAACTCAGCAGCATATAGACCGTATCTGCCGCAGACATGCTGGTTTTCTGCAAAGGATCAGGCATCATATGCGGGTGGAATCAGCAAGACAGACGGGGACAATCCTGGCCATTGAATGGCGCACAGAAACGGGCACCTCTTATTTCGATGACCTGAGAAACTTATTGTATGATTACTTTTTGAATAAAGGAATTTTAATGCGTCCGCTGGGAAATGTCATTTACATTTTACCACCTTACTGCATTAGTGATGAAGATCTTGATCGTATTTACGAAGAAATCGAAGGGGCACTGGAACTTTATTAA
- a CDS encoding glycosyltransferase family 10, translated as MKIKFLSNYDGSENLLKRFKANYLIYDSDLTFTIANDYDYAVVFNRTDEPIIPRAKVITVIQEPSWSKAHEYIDFLLHSDYVLVHDPELFEKKHNLHIGGDVITSPSYLFYHDHVPHAFFDAAANTKKDKKLSMIISYLNKPTGNYQKRIGLLKKILASDLDIDIYGKRLEIEDRRFKGALEYKFTGLLPYEYSIAIENSNEWNYVTEKFVDCALCSTIPIYNGAPNIADIYDERYFRTIDLDSPAIIEDIKKIIKEPAPLSTRNKDIYFHHYNLYTKLKEIILEKRYG; from the coding sequence ATGAAAATCAAATTTCTCTCCAACTATGACGGTTCAGAGAACCTGTTAAAAAGATTTAAAGCAAATTATCTTATTTACGACAGTGATTTAACCTTCACTATTGCAAATGATTATGATTATGCCGTGGTATTCAACCGTACTGATGAACCTATAATCCCAAGGGCTAAAGTCATTACCGTCATTCAGGAGCCTTCATGGAGTAAAGCACATGAATATATTGATTTTTTGCTGCACAGCGACTATGTGCTCGTTCATGACCCTGAATTATTTGAAAAAAAACATAACCTTCATATCGGAGGAGACGTAATCACATCCCCCTCTTATCTATTTTATCATGACCATGTGCCGCATGCCTTTTTTGATGCGGCCGCAAACACTAAAAAAGATAAAAAGTTATCCATGATTATTTCCTATTTAAATAAACCCACAGGGAATTATCAGAAGCGTATCGGTCTTTTAAAAAAGATACTGGCATCAGATCTGGATATTGATATTTATGGAAAACGGCTGGAAATTGAAGACAGAAGGTTCAAAGGAGCACTGGAATATAAGTTTACAGGTTTATTGCCTTATGAATATTCTATTGCCATAGAAAACTCAAATGAATGGAATTATGTAACAGAAAAATTTGTGGATTGCGCACTCTGTAGTACCATTCCGATTTATAATGGTGCACCAAATATCGCTGATATTTATGATGAACGCTATTTCAGAACAATAGATCTTGATAGTCCTGCTATTATAGAAGACATCAAAAAGATCATTAAAGAACCAGCGCCACTTTCTACCAGGAATAAAGATATTTACTTTCATCATTATAATCTTTATACCAAACTGAAGGAAATTATTCTGGAGAAACGTTACGGGTAA
- a CDS encoding cold-shock protein codes for MQEGVVKFFNETKGFGFIVPANGDSEIFVHSTGLMASIRENDKVTYDVEEGRKGLNAINVQLV; via the coding sequence ATGCAAGAAGGAGTAGTAAAATTTTTTAATGAAACTAAAGGTTTCGGATTTATCGTACCAGCAAATGGCGACAGTGAAATCTTTGTTCATTCAACAGGCCTGATGGCCAGCATCCGTGAGAACGATAAAGTTACTTATGATGTAGAAGAAGGCCGTAAAGGTCTTAACGCAATTAATGTTCAGTTAGTTTAA
- a CDS encoding SnoaL-like domain-containing protein: MNTREVADKFIQLWREGKNDDAIKALYSAKTINQTRGFLYSRKMEQNSDTEISELLVVGEYFCLRLKMNVILKDIGTSILNESWVFEVKEGKIVYERFFNYNTKAVLV; the protein is encoded by the coding sequence ATGAACACCCGGGAAGTTGCAGATAAATTCATTCAGTTATGGCGTGAAGGTAAAAATGATGATGCTATAAAAGCGCTCTATTCAGCCAAAACTATTAACCAGACCCGGGGTTTTTTGTATTCCAGGAAAATGGAACAAAACAGTGATACAGAGATTTCTGAATTATTAGTGGTTGGAGAGTATTTTTGCTTGAGACTAAAGATGAATGTAATCCTTAAAGACATCGGCACCAGTATTTTAAATGAATCATGGGTATTTGAAGTAAAAGAGGGTAAGATTGTTTATGAACGCTTTTTTAACTATAATACCAAGGCCGTTTTAGTGTGA